In Paenibacillus xylanilyticus, the genomic window GCTCGTTGCTGCCTTGTTAACTACGGTTGCAGGTGCTTCGACTGGTACGATCCAAATCGCAACATCTGATTTCTAATGAACGCAGCATGCTTTGATAAGCCCTTGTCGGACAAGATGTCGACAGGGGCTTTTCTTATTATTGTATAGAAACATCTGGATTCATAGTGATATTATTATAGCGGGTTTTATAAATTAAGATGGCATAAGTAATGATTTTCTTATGCGTACGAAGGGAAGGATAAATTTGAGAAAAATCTCCATTCGTGTTCTTGGAGTGGCATTGGGGGTGTCCTTGCTACTTTCTTCTCAATCGATTCATGCGGATGCTCTAAGGACTACATTAGAGTATGGTAACGGGATCACTTATTTTGGGGAGACCAAAAATGGAAAACCAAATGGGTACGGTGTGATGACCTGGGGGAAGAGCAAAACCTATAAAGGAAACTGGGTAGATGGCAAACGTTCGGGAAAGGGTACCTATAAAGTTGTTACACGTGGTGAAGATAGTCTTACAAACCTTGTATATGATGGGTATTGGTCGAATGATAAAAAAGAGGGGAAGGGAGAACTGCGTATTACAGAAACCTCTTTAACAGGTGAGATGAGGGAGGATCAAATAAAAACCGGGACGTTTAACAAAGATCAGTGGATCTCAGGATACGATGTTCGACATGGAGAATATGATCCCCCATATTATTTTGCTTACAAAGATTCAAAAATGAGTCTCAAAATATTAGGAGAAGCAGGGGATATACTGAATGGTTTAAAGAAAGGGTATTTCTTCTCTTTTACATATCAGAAAGGAAAAGTGTTTAGAGACGTTGGTGTTGGAGATGAATATAGCCAAAAGCAGTTCAGTTCTTTTATTAAGAATATTGAAAAAGAAATAAAACCTTATATTGATCATTTTGAGAAGCTAGCTATGAAACTATAGATACTATGATACTAGGTGTTTTAATCTACCATATTACATCGTTCTGTTTATGAGGGAAGCTATACGAGTAATTTATAGTAGAGTCATTCGTAGAAGCATGCATAGAAGCAGGAGGGGTAGGAATATGGATCGAACCAATAAAACAGGCGTGAAAAGCAGAGAAACATTTCTGGAAACGGAACGTCTTCAATTCTCCACCTGGAGCGAGGAGGACCGACCTTTGGCTTCTGCACTCTGGGGAGATCCCGAGGTGACGAAGTGGGTTAGCAGCAAGGGGTTCATGAGCGAGGATGAGATCGAAGCCAGACTCGCGCAGGAAATGGAACGGCAGCGGGAGATGGAGGTGCAGTACTGGCCGCTTTTTGATAAGGAAACAGGTGTGTTCGTAGGGTGCTGCGGATTACGTCCTTATGCACCAGAGGAGAAAATCTATGAATTTGGTGTGCATCTGACCAGAGATCACTGGGGGAAAGGGTATGCACTCGAAGCAGGGAAGGCCGTTATCCGCTATGCATTTGAGCAATTGGGTGTTCATGCACTCTTCGCAGGACATCATCCAGAGAATGGCGTATCCAAACGGCTGCTGCAGAAGTTGGGGTTTACTTATAAAAAAGATGAATTCTACGAGCCGACAGGCCAGATGCATCCGTCTTACTTATTGTCGGAAACAGACATGAAGTAGTTGTACCTAAATGGCGACGTTCCGTTTTTCATTGTTTTTTTATGCGATTTTCAGCTTCTATTAAGGTAGAGGGGGTAAGATATTTCTTGTAAACCCCTTCTCGTGTTAGATAGATGTGTGACTAGCCCTGCCGGAATCCGGCAGGGTATTTTTTTGTTGTAGTTTTATAATCGATTAAATCAAATATAAACAAAAATAAATAAAGATTAAATGTGGTTTTTTATTGACTAGTAAAGATAAACAAAGGTATAATGAATGTGAAAAAAGGAACTTACTTTGTACGTGAATGGTATCGACATTTTCCAAACAAGGAGAGAATGATCATGAACGTGACCCTTAGAAACGAAGCGACGCAAGCACCGGGATGGAATATTCCCTTTATCCGTGAGATGGCGGAGATTACGCAGCATATGTGGAAAAATGGTTGGGATGAGCGGAACGGAGGGAATGTCAGTTATCTGCTGGAAGAAGAAGAAGTGGCAAGATACATTGATGTTCATCAGGTTATAAGGCGGATTAAACCCGCGTTTTCGGTCCATGAACTGGCAGGCAAATATGTGATCGTAACCGCATCGGGCAAATATTTCAAAAATGTACTTGCGGATCCGGAGAGCAATCTGGGCTTGCTGCGTGTCTCGAATGATGGAGAAGAACTGGAAGTGCTCTGGGGATTGAAGAATGGGGCGAATCCAACGAGTGAGCTGCCAACGCATTTTATGAGCCATATTGAGCGTCTGAAAGTGGACCCGAACCACCGGGTGGTCATGCATAACCATGCGACTAACGTGCTGGCGATGACGTTTATCCACGAACTGGATGAAGTGAAATTCACGAAAACCCTATGGCAGATGTGTACAGAATGCGTGGTCGTTTTCCCGGACGGCGTTGGCATCATCCCGTGGATGATACCTGGATCGAATGAGATCGGCCGTGAGACGGCGGAGAAAATGAAGGAAGTTCAAGCGGTCATCTGGCCACAGCACGGGATCTTCGGGACCGGAACAACCATCGATGAGGCCTTCGGTCTCATTGAGACGATTGAGAAAGCAGCTCAGGTTTACATGTTGGTTGCGGGCCATGAGATTCAGCAGCGAATTACGGATGAACAGCTGACCACGTTGGCCCAGGCCTTCGGGGTTACCCCGCGTGCAGGTATACTGAATTCAACAAAAATTAGCGGATAGACCAAAAGAGATTGCGATGCACATGGAAAGGACGGCTCTCAGGAAATACCTAAGAAGCTTCTAATTGAAGAGAAAAGCATTAGGAGAACATCTAAATTAATGCAATTGACAACCGTCCTAAATCTTGGTAAAGTTCTATAAAACCGCATAATGCATTCTGGGAATGTTACCGATATGGGCATAACCTGAGCTGGCTTGTTTACGCTACGTGTGTAGACAGGCTGGTTCGGGTTTTTTTGTTGCCCTGAATCGGAGAGGTGGTTGTACATTACTTAATGCAGATGAAAGGAGAGTTCGTTATGGGCAATTTCAAATTTCCTGAAAACTTTTTGTGGGGTGGTGCCATTGCCGCCAATCAGGCCGAAGGGGCTTACCTGGAGGATGGCAAAGGACTAAGCATCGTGGACCTCCTGCCTTCCGGAGAGAATCGCAGAAGCATCATGAAGGGGAACGTACAGGGATTTAAGCCACAGGACGGAGAATTTTATCCTTCACATGAAGCAATTGATTTTTACCACCGTTATCCGGAGGATATCGCGCTATTTGCTGAAATGGGATTCAAGGCACTCCGGGTTTCCATTGCATGGGCACGTATTTTTCCGAGTGGGGAAGAGTCGGCGGCAAACGAAGCTGGGCTGCGGTTTTACGACAATCTTTTTGATGAAATGCTGAAGCACGGAATTGAACCGGTTGTAACACTTGCCCACTTCGATGTACCAGTCAACCTGATTGAGAAGTACGGGAGCTGGAGAAACCGCAAGCTGGTGAATTTGTTCGAAACCTATGCCAAAACCGTATTTACACGTTACAAGGATAAGGTTAAATACTGGATGACATTCAACGAAATCAACATGCTGTTGCATTTGCCGTTTCTGGGTGCGGGCTTGGCTTTCAAGGAAGGAGATAATATAAAAGAAATTCAGTATCAAGCAGCTCACCATCAGTTGGTCGCAAGCGCATTAGCCGTTAAGGCCTGCCATGAGATCATTCCTGGGGCCATGATTGGCTGTATGCTTGCAGCGGGCAGCTTCTATCCGTATACCTGCAATCCAGACGATGTGTTCCAGGGTATGGAGAAGGACCGGGAGTCTTATTTCTTCATCGACGTGCAGTCGCGGGGGGCATATCCCGGGTATGCGAAACGCTTCTTTAAGGATCATGGTCTGAACATCGTGATGGAACCGGGGGATGCGGACATTCTGAGAGATCATACCGTAGATTATATCGGATTTAGCTATTATTCCAGCCGAACAACAAGTACTGATCCGGAAGTGGTCAAGAACATGACCAGCGGTAATGTATTCGGATCAGTCGCCAATCCTTATTTGGAGAAATCCGATTGGGGATGGACGATCGATCCGAAGGGATTCCGCATAACGGCCAATCAACTGCATGATCGCTATCAAAAACCACTCTTCGTGGTCGAAAATGGTCTTGGGGCCAACGACGAAGTTGCGCCAAACGGAGAAATTCACGATGACTATCGCATTGATTACCTGAAGCGGCATGTTGCCGAGATGGGTGAAGCGCTGCAGGATGGCGTTGAAATTATCGGTTACACTAGCTGGGGGCCAATCGATATCGTGAGCGCATCGTCTGGCGAGATGAAAAAGCGCTACGGTTATATTTACGTAGATCGCGACAACACAGGACATGGTGATTTGAAGCGAATCAAGAAAAAAAGTTTTCATTGGTATAAGAAAGTCATTGCATCCGGAGGTACGGATTTGGAGGCGTAAGACAATACCTTATTCATTCCGAAGGTTCACCTCGGCTGGTGGATCTTCGGAGTAACAGGGTTCCTGTGAAAGCGTTGACATATCTGTGAGTTCGCGATATACTTTACGCAATTATATCGTTTTGGGATTGTTACTACATATCATGTAGGCAAAACCTAAGCATGCAAAATTAGGCGTCGGTTTATTTGTCGTTCGTACCGGGTAGTTACGCTCTCAAGGGCGTTAATTGCCTTAGGCAAAAAGCTGTCCGTCTTCCGAGAATAACGTTTCAGGACGTTTTTCCGTTTTGTACTGCTTCAGGTTTTTTTTGCATCTCCAAAATGCGATAGGTTGTAGTTACGAGTGGATCGTGAATGGGGGATGGAAGTGAAAATAGCCAAGGTCATTAACAACAATGTAATCAGCACATATCAGACAGACGGGGCTGAGCTTGTCGTGATGGGACGAGGAATTGCCTTCAAGAAGAAACCGGGAGATAAAGTAGACGAGACCCGCATCCAGAAGGTATTTGCCCTTAAGAATAAGCAGACTTCTGATAATTTCAAAATGCTGCTGCGTGAAGTTCCGATCGAACTGATCGAAATTGTCGAGGAGGTCATCACCCACGCTAAGGATAACATGGGGAGAAGCCTGAATGAAAATATTTACGTCTCCTTGACGGATCATATTCATTTTGCAATCGAACGCTATCGCGAGGGTGTCGATATTAAAAATGTGATGTTATGGGAGATTAAACAGCTCTATAAGTCTGAATTTATTCTAGGATTGAACACGCTGGAACAGATCAAATCCAGGCTTGGATACGAGCTTCCCGAAGATGAGGCTGCCTTCATCGCGCTGCATATCGTGAATGCAGAAATGAATGAAGAAGTTGTGACCACGATGAACATGACCAAATTCATTCAGCAAATCATCAACATTGCGAAATATCATTTCAAGATGGAATTTGACGAGGAATCCCTTAGCTATTTTCGGTTCATCACCCATCTGAAGTTCTTCTCGCAGCGAGTATTAAATGGAACGCATTATAACAACAACTATGACCATATCTACGACATGATTAAAGAGAAGCATCAAGAAGCAGCGGCCTGCACGGAAAAAATCCAAATGTTTGTCAAAAAGGAATACGATCACGACCTGACGAACGAGGAAAAACTGTATCTGACGGTGCATATTGAAAGAGTAGTTAATCGTTAATAAATAAATGTTGACAAAAATGGTTTTATAATTATATTATGTGATTAACAGGAAAAACATATGATTTAACTGGGATTGTTACTGGTTATGCAGGCAAAACCTAAGCCATGAAAAGGATGCATCGTTTGTGCACCTTTCTTCAAGGCTTAGGTTTTTTGCGTGCAAAAAATCAAAGACCTGTCGTCAATAAACATGGGGGTGCAGAATATGAGTCATGAAAAGCTGGCCAAAGATATCGTTCAGCTGGTCGGTGGGGAGAAAAATGTCGTTTCTCTGGTGCATTGCGCAACACGCTTGCGGTTTGTATTAAAAGACGACGCCAAAGCCGATAAGAGCAAGTTGGAAAAATTGGATGGTATCATTGCCGTAAAGGAGAACGGTGGACAGTTCCAGGTTGTCGTTGGCAATACGGTACCCGAGGTTTACAGTGCTATCGGAAAAGTGAGCAACATTTTGGATGATTCCTCAACCAAGGAAAAAACGGGGAAATCCGTCAAAGGTCTTGGCGGCATTATCGACGTGATTTCAAGCATCTTTGCTCCACTTTTGGGTGTCATGGCGGGAGCCGGGATTTTGAAGGGACTTCTGCTGATCGCCAGCAATGCAGGATGGCTTGAAACAACGGACACAACCTATATTATCCTTTATGCTGCTGCAGATAGTCTGTTTTACTTCCTGCCGATGCTGTTAGCGGTTACAACTGCGCGGAAATTCCAGGGGAATGTTTTCGTTGCGCTGACCATTGCGGGCGCATTAATATATCCGACCATTATTACGCTGAAAAATGAAGGTACACAAACTGATTTCTTTGGCATTCCGGTAATTATGATGAGTTATTCATCGACTGTTATTCCCATCATCATATCGGTTATCGTGATGAGTTTGTTGGAGAAATGGTTCAGTAAAGTGATCCACCAGAGTGTCAAAAACTTCATTACGCCTCTATTGCTCTTAGTCATCATGGTTCCGCTGACGCTAATTGCATTTGGACCATTCGGTGTATACATAGGTAATGCCATCGCATCAGCTCTGGTTGCCGCATTTGGCTTCAGTCCTTTGCTTGCGGGAGCCGTTATGGGTGCGGGCTGGCAACTGTTCGTCATTTTCGGGGTGCACTGGGGCCTGGTGCCAATCTTCATCAACAATGTCGCGGTTCACGGCCGTGATGGCATTAAGCCTGCTGCAACAGCTTCAGTATTCGCTCAGACGGGAGCTGCATTTGGGGTCATGCTTAAAACGAAGAACAAAAAGCTGAGAACCCTTGCAGGGTCCTCCACGCTGACGGCTTTGTTCGGGATCACTGAACCGGCGATCTATGGGGTTACGCTTCCGCTGAAACGCCCATTTATCGCAGGTCTTATCGGAGGTGCGATCGGAGGCGCGATTATCGGGCAAGCGGGGACGCAAGCTTTCGCATCTGGTGCGCCGGGGTTGCTGACCCTGCCGATCTTCTATGGCCCAGGCGGTCAAGGTTTCCCGGGATTAATTATCGGAATTGTTGTTTCCTTTATCGTATCGGCCGTATTAACGTATATTATGGGCTTCGAAGATCCGGTGAGTGAAGAAGAGAACAAGGGCGCTACAGCCGAGAAAGCCGCTCAATTGGAACCTTCGACGCAGGCAGCAGACCAACTGGTGCTCAGCCCGATCCAGGGCAAAATCGTTAATCTGACGGAAGTTCCGGACCCGGCTTTTTCGTCCGGTGCTATGGGGCAGGGGATTGCCATTGAGCCAAGTGTAGGAAGAGTGGTAGCTCCGTTTGATGGTACGGTTACGGTGGCCTTCAAGAAAAAACACGCACTGGCTGTCGTATCCGACAGTGGTGCGGAAATATTAGTTCATGTTGGTGTGGACACCGTCAAATTGGATGGGCAGCATTTTGTCTCGCATATCAAGGAAGGCGATCGGGTGAATGCTGGAGATCTGCTGCTAGAGTTCGATATTGCCCAGATCAAGGCTGCCGGATATGCTACGGTAACGCCGATTATTGTGACGAACTCTGCTAATTACCAGCAAGTGCAGCCGCTAAAAGCAGAGGGAGAGGTTAATGCCCAAGATTCGCTGCTGAGCCTTTACGGTACAAAGTAACTTCATCAATACATGCATTTACCTTCTAAAAATGAATGGCCTTTGGTTCAATGAACCGAGGGCCATTTCTTATTTTTCGGCTAACAAACGTCATTTTGGTTCAAAAAAATTCAAAACACTGATAAAGAACCGCTTTGTTATCCATTATTGAATCGTAGGATGCATTATCACACGCTGGCGATTTTCGGGTGAAATGACGTATTGTCAGGGAGCTTTGGATTTTGCATAATAACAATGCTTCACAGATGAGAGATGGAAGGAAGTAATGATCATGCTTGGCAAAATGAAGAGAATCTTAATCGGCAGACCGATGAAATCGGCTGAACTGGATGCAGAAAAGTTGGGGAAATGGAAGGCACTCGCCATCCTGTCCTCCGATGCGCTATCCTCTGTAGCCTATGGAACGGAACAGATTTTGCTGGTGCTCGTAGCGGCCGGATTTGCCGCCTTGTGGTATTCTGTGCCCATTTCCATCGCCGTACTCGGATTACTCGTCATTTTAATTTTTTCCTACCGTCAGACGATATTTGCTTATCCTACAGGTGGCGGTGCGTATATCGTAGCCAAGGATAATCTGGGGACAACATCCAGCCTAATTGCTGGAGGATCTCTGCTGGTCGATTATATTCTAACGGTTGCTGTAAGTTCATCTGCAGGGACGGATGCCATTACATCGGCTTTTCCGGTGCTTCATGATTACAGCGTAGTGATTGCACTAATAATGATTGTTTTTCTGACGATTATGAATTTGCGGGGGGTTACGGAATC contains:
- a CDS encoding GNAT family N-acetyltransferase, which translates into the protein MDRTNKTGVKSRETFLETERLQFSTWSEEDRPLASALWGDPEVTKWVSSKGFMSEDEIEARLAQEMERQREMEVQYWPLFDKETGVFVGCCGLRPYAPEEKIYEFGVHLTRDHWGKGYALEAGKAVIRYAFEQLGVHALFAGHHPENGVSKRLLQKLGFTYKKDEFYEPTGQMHPSYLLSETDMK
- the rhaD gene encoding rhamnulose-1-phosphate aldolase produces the protein MNVTLRNEATQAPGWNIPFIREMAEITQHMWKNGWDERNGGNVSYLLEEEEVARYIDVHQVIRRIKPAFSVHELAGKYVIVTASGKYFKNVLADPESNLGLLRVSNDGEELEVLWGLKNGANPTSELPTHFMSHIERLKVDPNHRVVMHNHATNVLAMTFIHELDEVKFTKTLWQMCTECVVVFPDGVGIIPWMIPGSNEIGRETAEKMKEVQAVIWPQHGIFGTGTTIDEAFGLIETIEKAAQVYMLVAGHEIQQRITDEQLTTLAQAFGVTPRAGILNSTKISG
- a CDS encoding 6-phospho-beta-glucosidase, which produces MGNFKFPENFLWGGAIAANQAEGAYLEDGKGLSIVDLLPSGENRRSIMKGNVQGFKPQDGEFYPSHEAIDFYHRYPEDIALFAEMGFKALRVSIAWARIFPSGEESAANEAGLRFYDNLFDEMLKHGIEPVVTLAHFDVPVNLIEKYGSWRNRKLVNLFETYAKTVFTRYKDKVKYWMTFNEINMLLHLPFLGAGLAFKEGDNIKEIQYQAAHHQLVASALAVKACHEIIPGAMIGCMLAAGSFYPYTCNPDDVFQGMEKDRESYFFIDVQSRGAYPGYAKRFFKDHGLNIVMEPGDADILRDHTVDYIGFSYYSSRTTSTDPEVVKNMTSGNVFGSVANPYLEKSDWGWTIDPKGFRITANQLHDRYQKPLFVVENGLGANDEVAPNGEIHDDYRIDYLKRHVAEMGEALQDGVEIIGYTSWGPIDIVSASSGEMKKRYGYIYVDRDNTGHGDLKRIKKKSFHWYKKVIASGGTDLEA
- the licT gene encoding BglG family transcription antiterminator LicT; translation: MKIAKVINNNVISTYQTDGAELVVMGRGIAFKKKPGDKVDETRIQKVFALKNKQTSDNFKMLLREVPIELIEIVEEVITHAKDNMGRSLNENIYVSLTDHIHFAIERYREGVDIKNVMLWEIKQLYKSEFILGLNTLEQIKSRLGYELPEDEAAFIALHIVNAEMNEEVVTTMNMTKFIQQIINIAKYHFKMEFDEESLSYFRFITHLKFFSQRVLNGTHYNNNYDHIYDMIKEKHQEAAACTEKIQMFVKKEYDHDLTNEEKLYLTVHIERVVNR
- a CDS encoding beta-glucoside-specific PTS transporter subunit IIABC, which translates into the protein MSHEKLAKDIVQLVGGEKNVVSLVHCATRLRFVLKDDAKADKSKLEKLDGIIAVKENGGQFQVVVGNTVPEVYSAIGKVSNILDDSSTKEKTGKSVKGLGGIIDVISSIFAPLLGVMAGAGILKGLLLIASNAGWLETTDTTYIILYAAADSLFYFLPMLLAVTTARKFQGNVFVALTIAGALIYPTIITLKNEGTQTDFFGIPVIMMSYSSTVIPIIISVIVMSLLEKWFSKVIHQSVKNFITPLLLLVIMVPLTLIAFGPFGVYIGNAIASALVAAFGFSPLLAGAVMGAGWQLFVIFGVHWGLVPIFINNVAVHGRDGIKPAATASVFAQTGAAFGVMLKTKNKKLRTLAGSSTLTALFGITEPAIYGVTLPLKRPFIAGLIGGAIGGAIIGQAGTQAFASGAPGLLTLPIFYGPGGQGFPGLIIGIVVSFIVSAVLTYIMGFEDPVSEEENKGATAEKAAQLEPSTQAADQLVLSPIQGKIVNLTEVPDPAFSSGAMGQGIAIEPSVGRVVAPFDGTVTVAFKKKHALAVVSDSGAEILVHVGVDTVKLDGQHFVSHIKEGDRVNAGDLLLEFDIAQIKAAGYATVTPIIVTNSANYQQVQPLKAEGEVNAQDSLLSLYGTK